From the Candidatus Eremiobacterota bacterium genome, the window AAAAATCGTGCGCAAGGTGAAAGAGAATCATCTCATTGCCGCCCTCATGGAAGAACTGGAAAGTCTTCAGGCGGAAAAGAACGGGCCATGAGCCTGCGAGGTGCCTATGGATACCAGAATATTTGAGATCCGCAGAGGCCAGAATGACCAGGATCTGGAAGAAGCGGCGGCCATCCTGAGAGGAGGGGGGCTTGTAGCCTTCCCTACTGAGACAGTCTATGGCCTCGGCGTCAGTGCCGGGAACCTGGAGAGCGTGAAACAGGTATTCCAGGCCAAGGGGCGGTCATTCTTCAACCCCATGGCCTTTCATCTTCCCGCCTTCGAGATGGTGACTCCTTATGTGAAATCTGTGCCGGAGGAGGCTCAGGCCCTTGCACGCAAGTTCCTTCCCGGCCCCCTTATGCTCCTTCTTGAAAAGGCCGAAAATGTTCCCGATCTCATCACGGCAGGCTCAAGGAAAGTGGGAGTAAGAGTGCCCAGGAATTCGCTCGCATCCGCCCTCTTCAGGAAGGCCGAAGTACCGGTGGTGGCCACAAGCGCAAATGTCTCCGGCCGTTTTTCACCGACTACGGTAGCCCATGTGATCGATGAGCTCGGGGGGATAATAGATGCCATTGTCACGGGAAGTGATGAGGAGGTTCTGGGCATAGAGTCCACCATCATTGACGTCACCACAAGCCCTTTCAGGCTGACGCGGAGCGGTTTCATCACCCATGAGCAGATTACCAAAGTTCTGGGGTATGCCCCCATGCTCTCCGATGATGACAGGTTTTCGAAGGCCGACAAGATA encodes:
- a CDS encoding L-threonylcarbamoyladenylate synthase; protein product: MDTRIFEIRRGQNDQDLEEAAAILRGGGLVAFPTETVYGLGVSAGNLESVKQVFQAKGRSFFNPMAFHLPAFEMVTPYVKSVPEEAQALARKFLPGPLMLLLEKAENVPDLITAGSRKVGVRVPRNSLASALFRKAEVPVVATSANVSGRFSPTTVAHVIDELGGIIDAIVTGSDEEVLGIESTIIDVTTSPFRLTRSGFITHEQITKVLGYAPMLSDDDRFSKADKISRDMKIILVEGESEKVLRRMKTLIANLPQGSQVGLLITENSAAHIGNEPCTRVMGPRGNLEVIAKNFFSCLRSFEKENTKVVLVEGISREGIGWALMERLERMASEVIKVE